The Carassius auratus strain Wakin chromosome 5, ASM336829v1, whole genome shotgun sequence genome includes a window with the following:
- the exosc2 gene encoding exosome complex component RRP4: MASVEMRLPAVHKPVSPAASQSNRDDKHLVVPGDVITSDTGFMRGHGTYMDEDRLTASVAGEVERVNKLICVRPLKTRYNGEVGDVVIGRITEVQQKRWKVETNSRLDSVLLLSSVNLPGGELRRRSAQDELAMRDYLQEGDLISAEVQSIFSDGALSLHTRSLKYGKLGQGVLVLVSPSIVKRQKTHFHNLPCGASIILGNNGYVWLYPTPGHQDEEAGGYYTSMEPVSLADREVISRLRNCLLALAAHKVLLYDTSVLYCYEASLTHQIKDILKPEIMEEIILETRQRLVEHEG, from the exons ATGGCGTCGGTGGAGATGAGGCTCCCAGCGGTCCACAAACCCGTTTCACCGGCAGCATCACAGTCCAACCGCGACGACAAACATCTGGTGGTTCCTGGCGATGTCATCACATCTGACACCGGCTTCATGAG ggGTCATGGCACATACATGGATGAAGACAGACTCACGGCTTCAGTGGCTGGAGAAGTGGAGCGAGTCAACAAACTCATCTGTGTGAGACCACTGAAGACCAg GTATAACGGTGAGGTTGGCGATGTGGTCATTGGCAGAATCACAGAG GTGCAGCAGAAGCGATGGAAAGTCGAGACTAATTCTCGTCTGGATTCAGTGCTGCTGCTGTCCTCCGTCAATCTGCCCGGAGGAGAGCTG AGAAGGCGATCAGCGCAGGACGAGCTGGCCATGAGAGACTATCTTCAGGAAGGAGATCTCATCAGC GCAGAGGTTCAGTCAATCTTCTCAGATGGCGCGCTCTCTCTGCACACACGCAGTTTGAAGTACGGCAAG CTGGGTCAGGGTGTGCTGGTGCTCGTGTCACCGTCGATAGTGAAGAGACAGAAGACTCATTTCCACAACCTGCCGTGCGGCGCCTCTATAATCCTGGGCAACAACGGCTATGTGTGGCTGTATCCCACGCCGGGACACCAGGACGAGGAGGCCGGAGGATATTACACCAGCATGGAG CCCGTGTCTTTGGCCGATCGGGAGGTGATTTCCAGGCTCAGGAACTGTTTGTTGGCTCTTGCGGCTCATAAGGTTTTGCTGTACGACACAAGCGTGCTTTACTGCTACGAAGCATCTCTTACGCACCAG ATTAAAGATATCCTGAAGCCAGAGATCATGGAGGAGATCATTCTGGAAACAAGGCAGCGCCTCGTGGAGCACGAAGGATAA